A window of the Brassica napus cultivar Da-Ae chromosome A2, Da-Ae, whole genome shotgun sequence genome harbors these coding sequences:
- the LOC106388211 gene encoding F-box protein At4g00755 yields MDFVENLDTDMSLAILFCLDDPSDLVRASAVSRSWRDFVIKHSLSKKLCLKLFHQLTSVDRIIDTSNDMKESFEAGSSRDDTRVLEREHRVYALLAKGCTSSPIRSCIADAIIASSTDNFPAESILNTLDERDRIGGTPSYWSSTGHHKTSVPETLLYQLKGDLCVITELSVQPFQAYFQPGTPIYSSHYVRFRLGHLDNNEAETAGKFPVENKYVWTYTSQEFPMAQENRLQNFKLPEPVICIGGYMLVEFLGRVQTQEMDGLYYICVSHVKVMGRSLAKSFQVVDPDESGKFGLKVLSYSDPQEMDENEEEGLSPFRPMRNLEQLLNFLHRHPLDVEYVWPESDEEEEEAESDGEV; encoded by the exons ATGGATTTCGTTGAAAATCTTGATACCGACATGTCTCTAGCCATTCTTTTCTGTCTTGATGACCCATCAGATCTAGTCCGCGCCAGTGCTGTCTCACGCTCCTGGCGAGACTTTG TGATTAAACACAGTCTCTCGAAGAAGCTGTGCTTGAAGTTGTTCCATCAGCTAACTAGTGTGGATCGTATAATAGACACAAGCAATGATATGAAGGAATCGTTTGAAGCCGGGTCAAGCAGGGATGATACAAGGGTACTAGAAAGAGAGCACAGGGTTTATGCCTTATTGGCTAAAGGATGCACATCTTCCCCTATCAGAAGCTGTATTGCCGATGCCATCATAGCCTCCAGTACCGATAATTTCCCAGCAGAGAGCATCTTGAACACACTGGACGAAAGAGATAGAATTGGTGGCACCCCTTCGTATTGGTCTAGTACGGGGCACCACAAGACTTCCGTGCCCGAAACACTTCTTTACCAGCTGAAGGGTGATTTGTGTGTCATTACTGAACTCAGCGTCCAGCCTTTCCAAGCTTATTTCCAGCCGGGTACACCGATATACTCGTCGCATTATGTTCGTTTCCGGTTGGGTCACCTCGATAACAATGAAGCTGAGACAGCGGGAAAGTTTCCTGTTGAAAACAAATATGTATGGACTTACACTTCACAAGAGTTTCCCATGGCTCAG GAGAATCGGTTGCAGAACTTTAAGCTTCCAGAACCGGTTATTTGCATTGGTGGGTATATGCTAGTCGAGTTTCTTGGTCGGGTTCAGACTCAAGAAATGGATGGCTTATACTACATATG CGTGTCGCATGTGAAAGTGATGGGAAGATCACTAGCAAAATCGTTTCAGGTGGTGGATCCGGATGAGTCAGGGAAGTTTGGGTTGAAGGTGTTGAGTTACAGTGATCCACAAGAAATGGATGAGAACGAAGAAGAGGGGCTAAGTCCGTTTAGGCCGATGAGAAATCTTGAACAGCTCTTGAATTTCCTGCACAGGCATCCTCTTGACGTCGAGTATGTTTGGCCTGAATCtgacgaggaggaggaggaagctgAATCAGACGGTGAGGTTTAG